The Setaria italica strain Yugu1 chromosome VIII, Setaria_italica_v2.0, whole genome shotgun sequence genome includes the window AACTGCCATCCTGTAGTAACTGCAGATGAGACGACTCATCCCCAAGCCTCCTCCGGCTGTCAAGTCGTCGTCACTGCTCGTAGTACTGTACTGGCCGAGGCGGCAGGCCCTTGAGCTAGACAGAGCAGCATCCGTTTCTTCCCGTCCCTCCCAGTCACATGCATCAACAACACTTTGACACTTTCCCGTTTTGAGCATCATCTGCTTATTGAGAACGAAGCTGTTTCCACGCGAAGCCAAGCCACGTAGGATTATAGGTGGAGACtctaaaaaagagagaaattataaaaattctcacaaaaattagaaacatcCGGTCATCAATCCGGTAGGCTTTAATCACAATTAATAATAATAGCCATcaaatctattatgttttctaaaacaTTACTCACCTCTACTATGATTAAAAGATTCTAAAATAGCCGGTGACGCCACCATCCAGTACAACCTTCACATCCACCACGACTGACAGGGATCATGCTGTGTGAAACCATAGTATTTCTATTCGTCGGGTCCGTCTGTCCGTGTATATGCTTGTTTTCTCAACTACTACTGTTGAATTGGTGTTATGTTTTCATCCGGAGAACTTACTGTTACCAATTAGAGGTTTATTTTGAAGTCTCCACAGTAGTTTCCAGatagaaattataaaaattctcacaaaaattagaaacatcaTGCCATCAATCTGGTAGACTTTAATCATGATTAATAATAATAGCCACCGGATCTATTAAGTTTtgtaaattacccacctctaccattgtTAAAAGATTCTAGAATAACCTCCTAAATTTACATATAAATTACCCATATTTGCCactataaataaaataatctaaagtaataATCCAATCTTCAACTAAATAACCGAGATGTGCCACTAAAAATAatacaaagtaaaaaaaatcttaGTCGATAGTAATCTCTATCTACGGAAGCCTGTGTGCACCAGCACAAAAATCGTAATAAGCATGTGACACGAGCTATACATGAGATCATATTTAGCATCCATCGAAACAAAATTTAGCCTTATTGGAATGCTTTAAGACTTAATTTTAAATTGAAAACCTTTTTTTAACATGTAATTTGTGAAGCTAAATAAATTTTCACCATAGTAGCAACTATAATAGGAGTTAATTTGTTAAAAGACTTCTTTTCAAACCATGAATTTAAGTGATTTTTTCTTGGATTTTTGGAAACTATCTGGTTGGTAAACAATttagttgaaaaaaaaattagcattgCGACAAGAATTTTCATTTAAAATCTGCAATAAATATGATGCTAAATTTGAAATCCATTCTCTTACGCGAGTACATTTTATAAACAGAtgattaaaataaaataatattaatGAATACTCGCTCCGTCCAAatttactattcgttttggttaaTCTAGATACATCATTATTGtaatatatctagacataatatatatcttagtgcatatgaaaaggtatgcatctagaaaagtcaaaacaaataagtaatttgggacggagggagtagattatATAGTAGCTAAAAATTGGATTCCTGTACTATTTTTTTCCCCTTAAGTTTTCTTCTTTATCCAGTTTCTATTTGTTCTCTTTCCTACcttttattcttcttctttatcCGGTCCTCTCGTGCATGCCGTCTCTCGTTCCCCGATGCCCAGCTTCAGCCTGGCGCGCGCCGCTCGGGACTGGCCTGCTGCCGATGCTCCCCCAGGCCCCAGCGATTGGATTCCAGGTGCCGCCGCCCCATCTTACGCGTCGGGGGGCTGGTCCTCGCCGCGTCTCCGCCCGGTGACCATCTGCCAGCGGCACTATAACTGTGCATGCCGACTTCGTCCCTGCCACCGGTGGTTCCCGCGCAGGCCGACCCCGCCAtaccgccgcccccgcccctctCGTCGTCGGCGGCGTGAGATCCGGCTGCTTTGATACGTGGGTCAGCTCATTGCTCAAGGCCGTCGGTGAGCTGGTGGACCTCAAGGGTATTCGTGTCTTTTCATCATACTGTGAATgggttttctatttttttaaattgGATTATTACAAATGGAACTAACAGGGTGAACGAGGCTTCATCTTCAAATAATAGGGGTAAAATCTTAAAGTGAAAAAAAGCGAGGGTAAAATCACAGTTGAGAAGGGAATAGCCCCTTAGCTCTTACCGGCCCATAAAGCTGGCCGAGCGGCCTGTCAAACGGCCCTAAAGCGGACGGCTTCTCGTCCTGTACCACCCCGTCATGGCTCCCCCACCATCTCGGGTCAACCAGTCGCCGTGACGCGGGGTCCACCAGCCAGCGAAGctcaccggccggcggccggcaagCAGCTGGCGCGCAACTGCTACACACGTCCACACCATGTGCACGCCTATAAAGCCGCTGGCAAGTTAACATGGCCCTCCTCCTGTCCTGCACCCGCATCAGTCACCATGATGGTCCCACCCAAGCTTCagcttcccctcctcctctccctcctggcctccgtcgccgtcgtccacgtcgccggcgacgccggccACGACGGCCTCACGCACATCCACCTCTACGTGCACGAGACGTACACGGGCGCGAACGCGACGGCCGCCGCGGTGCTGCAGTCCCCGCTCGGCGCCAACTCCTCGTTCGGGAGCATCGGCGTGGTGGACGACGAGATCCGCGTCGGCCCGGACCGCTCCTCCCAGCTCGTCGGCCGGTACCAGGCCGTCTTCTTCGGCACGAGCCTGCAGCTCGGCGCGGGTTACCTGTCGTCCGTCACGCTCGTGTTCACCGCCGGCGAGCACGCTGGGAGCACGCTGTCCGTGCAGGGCCCCATACTCGGGTTCACCGGCACCATCGAgcgcgccgtcgtcggcggCACCGGCAAGTTCAGGCTCGCCCGCGGGTACATGCTCTTCAAGATGATCAGCAAGCCCACGCCGGAGACCGACGTCAACGAGGTCGATCTCTTCGTGCTCATGCACCATGGCAAGTACTAGATCGATGGATAGCGCACACCGTGAGTGGCTAGCGAGAGTGCGCGCGTTGGCACCCTCTCGACGTCGTCTACCTCCATCGTTTTCGTGATTTGTTCTTGTCAAATTATCCAGAAAAAAAGAGGTCACATTTTATCTGTAATGCTGGtttcttcgtcttctttggtaaaaaaaaataaaatctcTCGCCTCACGAACTCACGGTTCTCATTCATATCCGGAAAAGGGGGAAAACAATTGTTGCCAACTTTTGTGGCCGTGGAATGATTCGCACGGACaatgattgatgtgttgttgaGTGGTCTACACGTCAAGTGAGCTGTGCTCagggaaaaacaaacaaacaggtGAGTGGTCCACGTCAGAAAGTGTAGCAGCATTTTGTGCACTTAGCCTTGTGGATAAAGTTTTGGCTCCATTTATGCCCTACACTATTTCAATTAGTCTAATATACTCTTGATGagatttgtttcttttttgttttttgcgtACAAGTTGAGGAGTTTGAATTTTGAGTATAGTGATAACGGACTTAATAAGATTGTTTCATGATCATCTTCATAGCTAGGTTAGGAGCATCTAGTATGAAATTAACAATAGAAATAAAAATTGTACGaaagaattttaaaaaaattgaaggaTTTCTCTAATATAGGATAACATGTCCTCATGAGTCACCACCCCATATGATCCTTGCCcacatggagaaacaaaagaaaaatctcGTTTGAGGATAGATTAGATCCATTGAAATAGTTTGGAGAAGTTAAACTAAATTTTATATAGACTATAAGTGGACAAAGTGGGTTGTTGAATTTAGTCAGACGAACATTTGAGAGAGATGAACTTACCCTTTTCCAGCTGACTTGTTACCCATCAGCCTAGCACAGAGTAACTTGAAGGCCCATTGCCCTCGTCTCTCTCCAATGTTGCTGATGCAGCAGAGGAAAAGCCCAAATCTGCTTGGTGAAGCCGGCGAAGTACATAAGCACCTGAAATTGGACCGAGCAAAGAAGGTCATTTTATCGAGGCACAAATAAGcatattatgtttttttttgagaaaaccCGGTTGGACTGGTATTACATTCAGCTCCTTGCAAGGGAACCcctcaaagaaaaataaattagaTTGAAGTCCTTCTATGGAGCTCCTGCTTGTCCCCGGTGCCGCCGGTTGGATCCGCCTCTGCTCGGTACTTCCCCATCGCAGGAAGCAGAGAAAAGCACCAAGGAAGAGGTTGGAAGCCGACTCCCTAGCGGACGAAGATGCTTCAATTTTTGAAAACGGCAAGAGTGGCACGGTAAGCAAGTGACCGTGCACTTGAACCACTGAACGCTCCGGCAGATGGCCATCGCCCGTAACTCCGTCACAATGAACAGGAACAGACGCCTGCCACCTCAATGGCAAGACCCAATCGACGAGCAACGAAGAACTCAAAAAGGGGATCCATGCACACCAACCCGATTTCAACATTATCAGGCAGTGGAATACATACCTCACAGCTAAGCCATCAGAGATTTCACCATAATTGATGCCATCACCAAGGAATAACGGGAGGGAGAAGAAcccatggccataccacatcgACTCTACCATGGGTAACTAACCCTAACCTAGCTAAGAACTACTTATTAGGAAGAGGTTTATACATCTGGATGACAGATCCCCGGTTCCCCACACCACCGGAGCCGGGAAGGCGTCCAGAAGCGCAGGGAACCGGCGAGGACAAGCCGGATGGATGAAGAGCCTTTCCACCGCTACAGTAGAGAGCTagcagaaggaagaagaagagtcgGGAACCACGCAAACACTAATAAGCATATTATGCAGTGTAACCAGCCAGACCCGGGCCAAAACCCAACTAGCACAACATTGGGCTTAGCCCAATATTGATCGTGTTGTTGGATACTTGGATGGGGACACGCTCTATGGTTGTTTGAAAAACCTTTGAGTTGTTTGGAATTAACATGATAAAACACGATCAATTCTACTTCTTTATTTTTCCAAATGTTTGAACATTTTCTTATGTAGCTGGAATATTTTCTCATGAAGCTAGAAACATGTTCTCAACTGAATTTTTTCTCCAAAACCAAAAAAATTTAATCAATAAGCTAGAATAATTTTGTCTTACCGCATTGTTCCACTCAAAGAAAAAATATCCCAATTTTATAAAGAAACACCACACCTTCATAAAGAACACTTTTTGAAATATATGCAAGTGCCGTCTTATTTTGAAAACCTTGTCTAaaggtgtgtttggatggatgCCACCGCCGGCCAAGCCAAATTTTGGTCGTTGACTGCGGGCAAGCGTTGCGTTTGCATCCAAGCCGTGATTTGGCCGCTTTGCTCCCGTGCGCATGGCGTTCATTTTTTGCTAGAACGCAGCTGATTCCGGGGCGGCCGATTTGGCCGCCAAATATTGGCTGGCCGATGATGGTTTGGCAGGGCCAGACTGCATCCAACGTGCCCTAAGAGACAGGATTGTGTAATTGAAATTTATTTTGGACAAAAAAATtacaagttatgattttttttagagtAGGAGAGGAAGGCTGCTGATGTCGCTGAGTGACAGACCAGCACCTGATGCGCGTCATCCAATTCCTAGATGTGGCTGACATTTGTGGCAGTTACCGGTACGTGAACCTCTCTACAATTTGAAGTGCACGCTTCACGCTCCTAGGGCTAGTTGGTGCCACTATGCTAGAAATGATTTGTGCTGCACGTCGAAATTAGCATGCTAGCGACGAATTGGCACCCGCCAGTTATAAAGGTGACTGGCCGGTGGGCTAGTGCCCGCCAGCACATATGGCTTTGTGCTGGCGGATGATCTAAGGATGTgatgcatctgtgctggcgggcgcaTTAGGTGCCTGCCAGCACAAACGACACCAAGCTAGTGAAGCGAACATACCTTATCTCTACCCGGTGCCTCTCCTCCATCCCTACCTTATCCCTTTGCATTGCTCAACCTTATCACATTCACCGCACACTTCTCTCCCATCCTCAcatctctctcccttatctgTCTCCACAATGAAGCTGTGGCCGGCTCGGATGATCGGCAAGCTGAAGACGGCGGATTCACTGCTGGTGGCCCCACATTGGTGTCTGGTGCGGGCACGAGCCGCGTCGGCTAGAGCCATAGGCAGCTCTGGCAACACAGAGGCACTGCAGCCGGTGGACCCATGGGCAGCTCTGGTGCGCGACAGCGAGCTTCTGCCGCTGCTCATGTAGCTTGTCCGAGGTACGTGCTCAATCTTGCAAGAACAGCGGCACCAGAATTAATTGTAGTagatgaaaaaaacaaaatcacgGCAACACTTTTGTTTCATTCATATTCATTGCTCAGGTTGGCAAGGATGTGGAGGGTGATTGCCGACGCGCACCAGGGATGAAGCGAACTGCCGATGAGGTGACTGTGCTGCTTATGTCCTTGGCCGCCGCTGCAGCTAGCTACAACTTCGGTTGGGGAAGGAGGCATTAGGCACACCGCCGCTGCCGAGCTCTACATGGACCTATGCGCCCGGCGGCGACTCCAATTGGGGAAGGAGGCATCAGAGGCTCACCGCCACCTCCGAGCTCGACGCGCTCGCGCGGAGCTCCACGGGTGGCGCATGGCACATAGGCGTAGGCCGAGTCGCTGCTTCTTAAGCATCCACTAGAGGAGATCGCATTCACTACCAGAAAcagggtgtttgccgagtgctaaaatgtttgccgagtgcattctatcaggcttttggcaaataagctatttgccgagtgccgacacAAAAACACAAAAACACTCGCAAAATATTTACACTCGGTAAAAgaggcaaaaaacactcgggaaagtttggcactcggcaaaagagaaaaaaaacacttggcaaaacggaggcactcggcaaagaaccgcCACGTGAACATCCATTAGTACGTTCGCTGTCTGTTAgtacgtttgccgagtgtccgtttgtggaaacactcggcaaacaaatacactcggcaaaagagaCAAAAACATTCGGCAAagaaaggcactcggcaaagaacgtGCCACGTGTACAACTGTCatcatgtttgccgagtgtaaacctgtggcactcggcaaataattttattttttctcttctaACCTTGAAACATTTTCTACTCtcaacatacaacatgtggtattcCATGTTAAAATGTAGTATATTTCTagatctgtttgctatatttaattaatttattgcatttctatgaattttttggtataagtcaaatttcaACTGtaagtgattcaaataatagaataaaatgagtataaaaatgatattcatgttattgagtccaGTATTAGGCCTTAcccgggaaatgaaaagaaatttcaaatatCTTGTTTAGAAAATACGACCACAAACGTGAGGCCAattggtttttaaattctaaaaaaagcaaacaaagtctgaaaatcatgagatttgtcatgatgtgatgatatcattgatgctgtggtaaaaaattgagaagatttcgCACAATTTGTcatgtacgatgtttacaaatcGAAGCATCTCAGTAGAAGATTCGTAGTGTTGAGAAGGAATCAGTaagacttcaaaactttttgtataagcaatagagaatatatattgtttgatgtgaaattttggtaaatttttggatccatttgataattttaatttattaagtgcaattatagaattttaattgatataaattaaatttgagttgcataaaataatggaataatattcgtagaaaaatcatatatatagtgttgaGTCAATTTGACAAGGTATTTTCAAAGTAcatcaaaaaaagaagaaaaacacattgtggaaaagaaggaaatgaaaaaataattagTATATTTGCTGAGTGTCCAGGgtttggggcactcggcaaagctgggGTTTGCCTAGTGCCCCGATTCGACACTTGGCAAAGctggggtttgccgagtgtcagatcttggacactcggcaaaccctcctaATATGCAGTCAACCGCCACACCTGCAACGGCCCGctcacacgcacgcacgcttACCTGCACCTCCCGCAcccgcgccgcgctgccgccgccccctgTGTCAGCCCCCtaccccggccccgccgccccctgcgccgcgcccgccgccgctagccCCCTGTGCCGGCCCCCGGACCCCCTGCGCCAGCTCCCTGCCCTCAGCCCCATTGCCCCCTGCGTCGGCCCCCGCACCCCCTGTGCCAGCCTCCTGCCCCCAGCCCCGTCGGCCCTGCGCTGCCCCCACGCCCCCGGCCatactcccccctgccggcgcAACTCAATAGTATTAAAGCTAAAGGTATTGAATTCGAAACTTTTCTCATtagctaattatttttttaaaatactaGCAATCTACTGCAATCTTGTGTGTGAAACTTAACAGATGATGTAGGGAAAGTTGTAAATATTTGAAAATGCGCTGGTTGAGGAAAAATACTGGTATATTGTTTGTCATTGACCTCATACTTTCATGGTAAACTTTAATGCAATTGAAGTCCTAATTTTAACTAGGGTTAGTAGTGCAGAAGATATGGTATATGGGGTCcgtgttttattttctttatcatGGATTGTAATTGGCAAATTCTTAAGattggatatatatatatatgttctgAAGTGAACAAAGGGAAGGAGCAGTCTTGCCTTCTTGCTGTGTGTCTTGGGTGTTGGGTTAAGCTTGAGCATGGACCAAGTATTGTATTTGGGATTGTCTTCAAGAATAATCACAACTAAATGCAAATTGTAACCTATAATCATTTAAATGCTCATTGGGAAATTACAGTTCTTCTCTTGCTACACGCACATTTAATTTCAGCATACAAGTGACGTGActtgttttatgttttaataGGTTATGCGGCCG containing:
- the LOC101781972 gene encoding uncharacterized protein LOC101781972 isoform X1; translated protein: MVESMWYGHGFFSLPLFLGDGINYGEISDGLAVRCLCTSPASPSRFGLFLCCISNIGERRGQWAFKLLCARLMGNKSAGKGVSTYNPTWLGFAWKQLRSQ
- the LOC101782649 gene encoding dirigent protein 21 yields the protein MMVPPKLQLPLLLSLLASVAVVHVAGDAGHDGLTHIHLYVHETYTGANATAAAVLQSPLGANSSFGSIGVVDDEIRVGPDRSSQLVGRYQAVFFGTSLQLGAGYLSSVTLVFTAGEHAGSTLSVQGPILGFTGTIERAVVGGTGKFRLARGYMLFKMISKPTPETDVNEVDLFVLMHHGKY
- the LOC101781972 gene encoding uncharacterized protein LOC101781972 isoform X2 produces the protein MVESMWYGHGFFSLPLFLGDGINYGEISDGLAVRCLCTSPASPSRFGLFLCCISNIGERRGQWAFKLLCARLMGNKSAGKGSLDV